From Brevundimonas vesicularis:
ACCTGGCCTATCTCGGCATGCTGACGGTCGAGCCGACCTTGCAGGCGTCCGGCCTCGGCCGTCGTCTGCTCTCGGCCGCCGAAAGCGAGGCGATCGCGCGCTTCGGCGCGCGCCGCATGGAGATGACGGTCATCCACCGCCGGACCGAACTGATCGCCTGGTACGAACGACGCGGCTACGCCCCGACCGGCGAGACCCGCCCCTTCCCCGTCGATCCACCCCGGCCCGAGCTGGATTTCGTGGTGCTGGAAAAAGCGCTCTAGCTACCCCTTGCAAAACGGACAGTCGTGTCCATTTACGCGCCTCACCATGACGCGCCCTGCCGAAAAACCTGTCCGCAAGGACGCCGCTCTGAACCGGGCGGCGGTGCTGGAGGCCGCGCGCGCGGTCTTCGCCGACCAGGGACTGGATGCGCCCCTGGATCTGATCGCCGAACGGGCCGGAGTGGGGCGCGGCACCTTGTATCGGCACTTCTCCGACCGCACGGAACTGGCTCTGGCGGTGCTGGAGGCCGACGTCGCGGACTTGGGTCGGCGCACCGCCGATCAGGGCGATGATCCGCAGGCCTTCTTCTGGTTTCTGGACCGGCTGGCCGAGGACATGGTGCGCAATGCGGGACTGGCCGGCGTCGTGCGGAACGTGCGGTCGCCAGATGCGCTTACACCGCTGCGGCAGAGCTTGATGGAGGCGGGCGCCGCACCGCTGAAGCGGGCCCAGGCCGCCGGCTTGGTGAGGGAGGATCTGCGGCCGATGGACATCCGTTTGATCGCCACCCTGCTGGGCGCCGGTTTTCAGGGCGCGGACGAAGCCGAGCGCCAGGCCGTGTCGCTGCGCACCCGCGCGCTTGTTCTTGACGGCCTAAGACCGCGCGGGGAGCCGCGCTGATGGCCCGCAACAACTGGCACCTGCCCTGGGAACAGTATGTCGAGACGCTGAAGCCGCACGAGCGGCCGATGATGCCCGGCTCGCCCGCCACGCCCGATCACGCCTGGCCGATGCGGATCCAGTACGCCCTGACCGGCCTGCTGGTCGCCATGGTCGGATCGCTGGGCAACGCCGCCGTCACCGCCAACATCCAGAACCTGCAAGGCTCGCTGGGGATCACGATCACCGAGGCCGCCTGGCTGCCGGTCGTCTTCGTCATGACCAACGCCTGCATGAACCTGATCCTCGTCAAGTTCCGGATGCAGTACGGCCTGCGCCTGTTCACCCAGATCTTCCTGGGCGCCTTCGTGCTGGTCTGCGCCGCACACCTGTTCGTCGACAACTATCAATCGACCCTGCTGGTGCGGGCCATCGCCGGCATGGCGGGCGCGGGCCTTTCCAGCCTGGGCTTCCTCTACATCATCCAGGCCTTTCCGGCGGCGCATAGACTCAAGGGGCTGATCATCGGCATCGGCCTGGCCAGTTTCGCCGTGCCGATTTCGCGGCTCGTCATGCCCGGCCTGCTCCAGTTGGGCGACTGGCGCGCCTTCTATCTGTTCGAGCTGGGCCTGTGCCTGGTCGCCTGGGGCGCGGTGCAGGTGGTCAAGCTGCCGCCGTCCGAGCGGCTGCGGGTGTTCGACCGGCTGGACTTCCTGACCTTCGCCCTGTTCGCGCCAGGCGTGGCCCTGCTGTGTGCGGCCCTGGGTCTGGGACGCATCGTCTGGTGGACGCAGGCCGCCTGGATCGGCTGGGCCTTGATCGGCTCCGTCATCCTGCTGACCGCCGCCTTCCTGGTCGAGCACAATCGCAAGAACCCGCTGATCAACACGCGCTGGCTGACCGGGCCGGACCTGCTGCGCCTGTTCGGGGCGATCCTGCTGATCCGCATGGTTCTGTCGGAACAGACATCCGGCGCGGTGGGCTTCCTGACCGTCGTGGGTCTGGGACCAGATCAGCTTCACGGCCTGTTCGTCGTCATCCTGCTGTCGATGATCGCCGGCACCCTGGTCAGCGCCTTCACCCTGAACATGGAGAAGCTGAACAAGCCGATCGCCATCGCCCTGGCGCTGATCGCGGTCGGCGCCTGGATCGACAGCCATTCGACGGTCCTGACGCGCCCGGCGCAGCTATATTTCAGCCAGGCCCTGATCGCCTTCGCCTCGGCCATGTTCATCGGCCCGGCGCTGATGATCGGCATCGTCAAGGTGCTGACCCAGGGCAAGCAGAACCTGATCAGCTTCATCGTCATGTTCAGCGTGCTTCAGAACGTCGGCGGTCTGGCGGGTTCGGCCCTGACCGGGACGCTTCAGATCATCCGCGAGAAATACCATTCCAACCAGCTGGCGGCCGGGATGTCGGCGCTGGACCCGCAGGTCGCCTTGCGGCTGCGCCAGCTGTCGGGCGCCTATGCCTCGACGATAACGAACCCCGCGCTGGCGAAGGCCGAAGGCGCCGTCCTGCTGGGCCGACAGGTGACGCAGCAGGCCAATGTGCTGGCCTACAACGACGTCTTTCTGGTCATCGCCGTGATCGCGGCCCTGGGCTCCGCCTGGGTGACCGTCACCCACCTGCGGCCGCGCTGGAAGGCGCGCCGCGACGCCAAGAACAACAATGCAGACGCTGCGGTCCAGAGCGCCGCCGTCGCCGCCGCCGACTGAACCGAGACCCACAATGACCGACGCTGCCCCGCCCGCCCCCGCCTCTTCCGCCCCTGCCGCCCCGCAGGCGCCCGCCGCTGCTCCACCTGCGCCTGCGCCGAAGAAGAACGTCATGTGGACCGTCATCGCCGCCGGGGTCGCCCTGCTGGGCGTTCTGATGGTGCTGTACGCCTGGCAGTTGCCGCCCTTCCGGGGCGCGATCCAGCGTACGGACAACGCCTATGTGCGCGGTCAGGTGACGATCATCAGCCCGCAGGTGAACGGCTATGTCGTCCAGGTGCCGGTCCAGGACTTCCAGACCGTCCAACAGGGGCAGTTGCTGGCCCAAGTGGACGACCGCATCTATCGCCAGCGGCTGGAGCAGGCGGAGGCCAGCCTGCACTCGGCCCAGGCGGCCCTGTCCAACTCGGCCCAGACCCAGGCGTCGGCGCGCGGATCGGTGGCCCAGCAGCGCGCCTCCATCGCCGCGGCCGAAGCAACGCTGACGCGGGCCCAGGCCGACGCCAACCGCGCCCGCACCCTGAAGGCCGGCGGCTGGGTCGCCCAGGCCAATGTGGACGTCGCCGAGGCCGCCCTGCGCAGCGCCCAGGCCCAGGTCGCCCAGGCCCGCGCCGCCGAGGGCATCGCTCAGACCGGCGTCACCTCCGCCGTCGTCGGCCGCGACAGCCTGGCCGCCGCCGTCGAGAACGCCCAGGCCGCTGTGCGTCTGGCTCAGATCGATTTGGCCAACACCCGCATCGTCGCCCCCCGCGCCGGCCGTCTGGGCGAGATCGGCGTGCGCCAGGGCCAGTATGTGACCGCGGGCGCCCAGCTGATGGGTCTGGTGCCTGACGTGGTCTGGGTCACGGCCAATATGAAGGAGACGCAGATGAAGAACATCCGCGTCGGCCAGCCGGTCGAAATCACCGTCGACGCCCTGGGCGGCCAGACCCTGCGCGGCCATGTCGAACGCATCGCCCCCGCCGCCGGGTCGGAGTTCAGCGTCATCCGCCCCGACAACGCCACCGGCAACTTCACCAAGGTCGCCCAGCGCATCCCGGTCCGCATCCGCATCGACCCGAACCAGCCCGCCGCCGAGCGTCTGGCGCCGGGCATGTCGGTGGTGGCGAAGGTCAATACGGCCGGCTGACGGAACGCGCGGCTCCCGATCGCGCTACCTCTCCAAGCAACGGAGAGCACCATGGACCGCGAACAGACCAAGGGTCGTGAAGAGAACGGCGCCGATCCCGCCGGCAAGCCGGACGCCCTGACCTCCGACAAGGCGACCAAGGCGGTCGGTCAGGCCGAGCGCCAAAGCGCGGGACCGGATGGCCCGGACGCCGCTGAGATCGGCGACACCTTCAAGCGCAAGCCCTGACGCCGGATCAGGCCGATCGCGGCGACAGGCTGGCGGCGAGCAGATGCACGTCGTGCGCCCGCATCCGCTCGAAATTCCCCAGCCCCAAGGCCAAAGCGCGCATGATCTCGGTCTGGCGCGTATGTTCGGGATGGGCGGGCAAGGACGGCTCCGCCCGCGCAAGCTCCGCATCCAGTTCGGCCATCATATGGGCCAGGATTCCGTCGTTCATCTGATCCTCCATCACGCCGCCGACCGCCGCAGCCGGTTAGATCACAAACGGAACAAATGTAGAACATTAGGACGGTCCTCAAACTGTGGACGAACGAAAAAAGGGCCGGGCGATGCGTCGCCCGGCCCTCTTCTTTCAGCATCGCGACGCGGTCAGCTGTCGGCTTGCCAGCCTCCAGCCAAGGCGCGGAACAAGGCGATCTGGTAGGTGGTGACCAAGGCGTCAGACTGGGCCAGAGCGGCGTCCGCCGCCGCTTGGGTGCGTTCGGCGTCGAGCACCAAGAGGAAGCTGTCGGCGCCGGCGTTGAAGCGCAGGCGCGACAGGTCGGCGGCGCGGGCTGCCTGGTCCCTGGCTTCGGTCAAGGCCGCACGGCGGTCCAGCTCGTTGGCGTAGTTGGACAGGGCCGTTTCCGTCTCCTGCAGGGCCGTCAGCACCGTCTGGTCGAACGCAGCGAGCGCTGCGTCCGAACGGGCGCCGGCGGCCTTGATCTGAGCGCGGGCGGCGAAGACGTTGGGGAAGGACCAGCTGATCAGCGGACCGAAGCTGAAGCGGAAGTTCTGGTCGTCGCCCAGTTCGCCAGCGTCCAGCGCGGTGGAGCCGAAGGAGCCGCCCAGGCTGATCTGCGGAAACAGGTTTGCGGTCGCCACGTTTACCCGCGCGGCGGCGGCGGCCAGTTCGGCCTCGGCCTGGCGCACGTCGGGACGGCGGGCCAGAAGCGCCGCGCCTTCGCCGACCGGGATCGGCTGGCTGAGCTGGGGCGGGCGCACGCAGGCGGCGGCGGCCTGGCTGGCCTCGGCCGGGGTGCGGCCGGTCAGGGTCGCGAGGCGGAACAGGGCCTCGTTACGGGCTGCGCGCAGGGTCGGCAGGGTCGCCGCCGTCTGGGCCAGGGCCGCGCGGGCGCTGGCCACGTCCAGCCCGGTGCCCGCCCCGCCGTCGAGCAGGGTCTGGGTCAGGTTGGCGGTGTTGCGTTGCAACTCCAGCGTCCGTTCGGCGACCGCGATCTGCGCATTGGCCGAGCAGGTGTCGGCATAGGCGCGGGTCATCTCGGCCGCGACCGTCACCTGGACCGTGGCCAGGGCGGCCTCGGCGGCGCGGGCGTCGGCGCGGGCGGCGCGGATGGTGGATTCCACCCGTCCGAACAGATCGACCTCATAGGCCGCCTGAATGCCGACGTCATAGGTGTCGATTTCGGGCGCATCTTGCCCTGCGGGCAGGCCTTGGACCGTGGCGGCCGAGGCGCGGCTGCGCTGGGCCTGGGCGCTGGTCGTCGTGGTCGGGAAACGGCCGACGCGGGCCTCCGACAACGACGCCCGAACCGCGCGCAGATTGGCGAAGGCGGCTTCTAGCTGGTTATTTTCGGCGAAGGCCTGCTGGATCAGGGCGTCCAGCGTGGGGTCTTCGTACAGCCGCCACCAGTCGTCGCGCGCCGCAGCGGTCGAGACAGTGGGGCTGGCCGAGCCGACGAAGGCGCCCGTGCCGGCGACGGGCAGGTCGGCGATCGGCGCCTTGGGCCCGACCGCGCAGGCGGCCAGCAGGGCGCCAGAAGCCGTCAACTGGGCTGCGGCGGTCAGGAAGCTGAGGGTCTTGTTGCGGGTCATCAGATGTCCCCTCCCCGGCCGGTCGCGGGCGCAGGCGCGTTCGGATCGGTCAGGTCGCTGGTTTCGTCATAACGCACGGGCCGGTCCGAAGGACGGTCAGGCGTCGTGGTCGGTTTCTTGCCTTGCGGCAGTTTCGAGGACAGCCAGCGGCTGACCACATAGAAGACCGGGGTGAAGATCAGGCCGAAGAAGGTCACGCCCAGCATGCCCGAGAAGACGGACGTGCCCAGCGATTGACGCATCTCCGCGCCCGGCCCGGAGGCCAGCATCAGCGGCACGACGCCGAGGATGAAGGCGAAGGAGGTCATCAGGATCGGACGCAGACGGGTCTTGGCGGCGGCGACCGCAGCCTCGAACCGGTTCATGCCTTGCTCTTCCTCGGCCTGTTTGGCGAACTCGACGATCAGGATGGCGTTCTTGGCTGCCAGGGCGATCAGAACGACAAGCCCGATCTGGACCAGGATGTTGTTGTCCAGGCCACGCAGGTTCACCCCGATGATGGCCGCCAGCAGACACATCGGCACGATCAGAATGACCGCGAGCGGAAGCGTGAACGCTTCGTACTGAGCCGCCAGCACCAGGAAGACGAACACCACCGCCATCAGGAAGATGACCGTCGCGCCGGAACCCGCCGCCTTCTGCTGATAGGCCAGACCCGTCCACTCGTAGGAGAAGCCCTGCGGCAAGGTCTGGGCGGCCATGGTTTCCATGATCTGCAGCGCCTCGCCGGAAGAGACCCCTGCAGCGGCGTTGCCCTGAAGTTCGGCCGCCGGGAACAGGTTGTAGCGCACGATCCGCGCCGGTCCGGAATCGTTGACCAGATTGGCCACCGATCCGATCGGCACCATGGCGCCCGTGGACGACTTGGTCTTCAGATTGGCGATGTCGGCGATGTCGTCGCGCGCCGTCGGCTCCGCCTGCGCCGTCACCCGGAAGGTGCGGCCCAGCATGTTGAAGTCGTTGACGTAGGACGAACCCAGATAGACGCCCAGGGTGTCGAACACCGAACTGGGTTGGACGCCCAGCATCAGCGCCTTGTCGCGGTCGACGTCGGCGGTGATGCGCGGCGAGGCCGTGTTGTAGGTCGAGAAGACCTGGCTGACCTCGGTCGGCTTCTGGGCGGCGGCGCCCATCATGGCGAAGGTCGCGCCTTCCAGCGGACGATAGCCGGCGCCTTCGCGGTCCTGGATCATCATCGAGAAGCCGTTGCCGGTGCCCAGACCCTGGACCGCCGGCGGGGCGATGACGAATATCTGCGCGTCCTCGATCTGTCCGGTCGCCTGGGTGATGGCGCCGGCCAGGGCCGTAGCGGCCTCCTCCTTGGAGCGTTCCTCGAAGCCGTTCAGGCGCACGAAGATGGTGGCGGCGTTGGAGCCGAACGAGAAGCTGGAGCCGTCCAGACCGGCGAAGGCCACGGTGCCGTTCACCCCGGCGGTGCCCTGGATGATCTTGGTGGCGCGTTCCATCACCGCCTGGGTGCGATCCAGAGACGCGCCCGCCGGCAGTTGGATGACGCCGATCAGGAAGCCTTGGTCCTGTTCAGGGATAAAGCCCGAGGGGGTATCCACCAGACGCCAGGCGGTCAGGCCCAGAAGACCGGCATAGATGATCAGCACCAGACCGACCGTGCGCACCAGACGCGCGGTCAGGCGGCCGTAACGATCCGACAGCCAATCGAAGCCCTCGTTGAACTTCCGCCCGGCCCAGCCGCCGTAATAGACGACCGTGCCCAGGACGCCCGGCTTGCGAGCGTGCTCATGATCCTTCTTGTGCGGCTTCAGCAGCAGGGCGGCCATGGCCGGCGACAGAGTCAGGGACACGAACAGCGAGATGACCGAGGCCGAGGCGATGACGACCGCAAACTGGCGATAGAAGATGCCGGGGATGCCGGGCACGAACATGGTGGGCACGAACACCGACACCAGCACCAGGCCGATGGCGATCAGGGCGCCGGAAACCTCCTGCATCGATCGATAGGCGGCCTCCTTGGGACTGAGCCCCTCACCGATGGCCCGCTCCACGTTCTCGACCACGACGATGGCGTCATCGACGACGATGCCGACCGCAAGGACCAGGGCGAACAGGGACAGGGAGTTGATCGAATAGCCCAGCGCCAGCTGCACCGCGAAGGTGCCGACCAGGGCGACGGGAATGGCGACGATGGGGATGATGGCCGCGCGCCAGGTCTGCAGGAAGACCATGACCACGATGATGACCAGGATGACGGCTTCGACCAGGGTGTGCTGAACCGACTCCACCGAGGCGGCGACGAATTCGGTCGGGTTGTAGGGCACGTCCACCTTCATGCCGGCGGGCACTTCGGACTTCAGGGCCTCGACCTCTTTCAGCACGCGGTCGGCGGTGCCCAGGGCGTTGGCGCCCGGCTGCTGAACGATAGCGATGCCGACGCCGCGCTGGCCGTCGAAGAAGCCGCGGATGCCGTAGTCCTGGGCGCCCAGTTCGATCCGCGCCACGTCGCGCAGATAGGTGACGCGGCCTTGAGCGTCCGTCTTCAGGACGACGTTGGCGAACTCATTGGGATCGCTGAGACGACCCTGGACCTGAACCGGCAGCTGGAAGGCGGCCGCGCTGTTGGGGAACGGCGGCTGGCCGATGGAGCCGGCGGCGGCCTGAACGTTCTGGGCGCGCAGGGCGGAGACGATTTCGGGGCCCGTCAGACCGCGCTCGGCCGCCTTGGCCGGGTCGATCCAGACGCGCATCGAATAGTTGCCGCCGCCGAACACCTGAACCGCGCCCACGCCGTCGATCCGCAGCAGACGGTCCCGTAGCGTGGAGTTGGCGTAGTTGCCGACATAGTCGTTATCCAGGGTGCCGTCGGGCGACGTCAGGCCCAGGATCATCAGGAAGCCGCTCTCGGCCTTGTTAACCACGACACCCGTCTGGCGAACCGCCTCGGGAAGACGGGGCTCGGCCAGCGCCACCCGGTTCTGGACCAGCACCTGTGCGGCGTCGAGGTCCGTGCCGGGCTGGAAGGTCACGGTGATGGCCACCGCCCCGTCCGACGTGGACGAGGAGGAGATGTAGAGCATGTTCTCGACGCCGTTCACCTCCTGCTCGATGGGGGCGGCGACGGTTTCGGCCAGGGTCTCGGCCGAGGCGCCGGGATAGGCGGCGTTGATGGTGATCGTCGGCGGCGCGATTTCCGGGTACTGCGACAGCGGCAGCAGCGGATAGGCGGCGATGCCGATGATGGAGATCACCACCGCGATCACGGCCGCGAAGATCGGCCGGTCGATGAAGAAGCGGGAGATGTTCATGGCTTAGCCGGCCGGCAGGCTGTTGGCGAAGGAGGCGCTGGACGCGGGCGCCGACTGGGTGACGGGCGCCTGGGACGCATCGCCGGCGACGGGTTCGATCTTGCCGTTCTTGGGCGTGACCTTGGAGCCCGGCTGGGCGGCGCGTTGCAGACCCGCGATGATGACGCGGTCGGTTGGAGCCAGGCCCGAACGGACGACGCGCAGGCCCTGCACGATCGGGCCGAGCTGGACGGCCTTGTTCGTCACGGTGCCGTCGGCGTTGACCACGGCGACGGTGCGGCGGGCCTGATCTGTGCCGATGGCCGAATCCGGCACCAGCAGAGCGTCATAGGCGCCGGCGCCCGCGACCTGGGCGCTGCCGAACATGCCGGGGCGCAGGAAGCCGTCAGCGTTGGGCAGGATGGCGCGCAGGCGGATTACGCCCGAGGCGGTGTCCACGGCGTTGTCAGAGAAGTCCAGACGGCCGGTGTGCTTATAGGTGCTTTCGTCCTGAAGACGGACATTGACCGTCGCACCCTGGTTGGCGCCGCCCTGACGCAGGTATTTCAGCAGGACCGCTTCCGAACCGTCGAAGACGAAGTGGATCGGGCCGCCCGAAATGATGGTGGTCAGGACGTCGCCGGCCGACGATCCGCCGGCGATGACATTGCCCGGGTCGACGCGACGGTCGGACACGCGGCCCGACACCGGCGCGGTGACGCGGGTGTATTCCAGGTTCAGGCGCGCATTACGGACGGCGGCGTTGCCGGCCGCCAGATTGGCCTGGGCCGCATCGACGGCCGCCTTGTTGGAATCATACTCGGCCTTGGACACCGCCTGCGAGGCCAGCAGAGCCTCGCTGCGGGCCAGGTTGGCGCGGGCCAGTGACAGTTGCGACTGAGCCTGGGCCACCTGGGCCTGAGCCTGGGCCAGCGCGGCCTGCGCCGGGCGCGGATCCAGGGTGAACAGCAGCTGGCCGCGCTGGACCATCTGACCGTCGCGGAAGTGAACCGCCTGGATATAGCCGCCGACCCGGGCGCGCACGTCCACGCTGGAGACCGCCTCGAAGCGGCCGGTGAACTCGTCCCAGTCCCGCACCTGCTGCTTCAGCGGCACAGCCACTGTTACGGGCGGCGCGCCCTGCGCCGGCGCCTCGGCCTTTGGCGAACAACCATAAAGGGCACCCGTCACCATGACGGATACCGCCGCAATCTTCAGCCCGCGCATCTGCGCATCTCCCTGTCGGAGGTAAATCCCTGTCATGCGGACGAATGCCGATGGGGAGTCGGCCTTGTCAACGCGTGGTGACTTAATGGTCGGCGCGGTGGCGCTTGTCAACAGGCGTTGACAAAGCCATATGTGCTCTACGGTTATTGTCTGTGGAGTGTCATCACCTTGTTATGTCCCGGCCCACGTCCGAGAAACGCCGCCGCCACGCGCACGGCCATTCTCGATGCTGCGCGCGAGAGATTCGCGGCCGAGAGCTATGACGACGTGGGCATGCGCGACATCGCCCGCGATGTCGGGGTCGATGCGGCCCTCATCAGCCGCTACTTCGGCTCCAAGGATGACCTGTTCCTGGCCGCGCTAGACAGCTGCGGCGACGGCAGCGCGCTGATGCAGGGCGAAAAGGCCGACTTCGGCCGGCGCGTGGCGCACGAGATCGTCTTCGAACCCAAGAAGGCCGAAAAGCTGAAGGGCATGTCGATCATGCTGCGCTCCATCGGTTCGGCCAAGGCGTCGGAGATGGTTCAGAACACCTGCACCCAACGGTTCTTCGGCCCGCTGGAGGAGTGGCTGAGCGGGCCGGACGCCACGGTCCGCGCGCGTCTCCTGGCCGGCTTCATCATGGGCATGTCGGTCAGTCGCGAACTGGGCGGCGGCAGCTTCAACATTGCACCCGCCCAATGTGAGGAGATGCGCGACCGCCTGGCTCCCATTCTTCAGTCCCTGATCGACGGCTGACCCCATCGCCGAAATGAAAAAGGGCGCGGAGGCTGACCTCCGCGCCCTTTGTCTTGTCTGACGACCGGCTTAGTGCGAAGCGGTGGAGGTCACTTCGGTCCGCGCCTTGGTGCGGATGCAGCCGATCGCGAAAATGGTCAGGCCGACGTAGCCCAGCATCGGCACGATGAAGGCGGGCTGAAGCTTTCCGGCCGCATCGGCGATATGCGCCGCGACCTGGGGCAGCAGGGCGCCGCCAATGATGCCGAACACCAGCAGACCCGACGTCGCCGACGTCGGAGCGGTCGAGCGCTCCAGCGTCAGGGTGAAGATGGTCGGGAACATGATCGAGTTGAACAGGCCGATAGACAAAACTGCGTAGGCCGCCGTCGGGCCGCCGATCTGGCTGACGGTCAGGCACAGAACGGCCGCCGCGACGGTGCAGAAGGCCAGGACGATGCCGGGACGAACCTTGGTCAGGACGGCCGAACCGATGAAGCGGCCGACCATGGCGCCGCCCCAATACAGGGCCACCATCTTGCCCGCCGTCTCGATGGGAGCGTTCAGGATGTCGGGGCTTTCCAGGAAGTTGGTCAGCATGCCGCCGATGGCGACTTCCGAACCGACGTAGAGGAAGATGGCCAAGGCGCCGAATACGGCCCACGGCGACGATAGCGCCTTCAGCGGCGAGACCGCATTGTG
This genomic window contains:
- a CDS encoding GNAT family N-acetyltransferase — its product is MTPIAIRAATSDDVAALHPLIERAYRGDTAKAGWTHEADLLFDDRTSAAELSALIADPDRVILLAHRDGALIGCVQVARAGEDLAYLGMLTVEPTLQASGLGRRLLSAAESEAIARFGARRMEMTVIHRRTELIAWYERRGYAPTGETRPFPVDPPRPELDFVVLEKAL
- a CDS encoding TetR/AcrR family transcriptional regulator, with amino-acid sequence MTRPAEKPVRKDAALNRAAVLEAARAVFADQGLDAPLDLIAERAGVGRGTLYRHFSDRTELALAVLEADVADLGRRTADQGDDPQAFFWFLDRLAEDMVRNAGLAGVVRNVRSPDALTPLRQSLMEAGAAPLKRAQAAGLVREDLRPMDIRLIATLLGAGFQGADEAERQAVSLRTRALVLDGLRPRGEPR
- a CDS encoding MFS transporter — its product is MARNNWHLPWEQYVETLKPHERPMMPGSPATPDHAWPMRIQYALTGLLVAMVGSLGNAAVTANIQNLQGSLGITITEAAWLPVVFVMTNACMNLILVKFRMQYGLRLFTQIFLGAFVLVCAAHLFVDNYQSTLLVRAIAGMAGAGLSSLGFLYIIQAFPAAHRLKGLIIGIGLASFAVPISRLVMPGLLQLGDWRAFYLFELGLCLVAWGAVQVVKLPPSERLRVFDRLDFLTFALFAPGVALLCAALGLGRIVWWTQAAWIGWALIGSVILLTAAFLVEHNRKNPLINTRWLTGPDLLRLFGAILLIRMVLSEQTSGAVGFLTVVGLGPDQLHGLFVVILLSMIAGTLVSAFTLNMEKLNKPIAIALALIAVGAWIDSHSTVLTRPAQLYFSQALIAFASAMFIGPALMIGIVKVLTQGKQNLISFIVMFSVLQNVGGLAGSALTGTLQIIREKYHSNQLAAGMSALDPQVALRLRQLSGAYASTITNPALAKAEGAVLLGRQVTQQANVLAYNDVFLVIAVIAALGSAWVTVTHLRPRWKARRDAKNNNADAAVQSAAVAAAD
- a CDS encoding HlyD family secretion protein — translated: MTDAAPPAPASSAPAAPQAPAAAPPAPAPKKNVMWTVIAAGVALLGVLMVLYAWQLPPFRGAIQRTDNAYVRGQVTIISPQVNGYVVQVPVQDFQTVQQGQLLAQVDDRIYRQRLEQAEASLHSAQAALSNSAQTQASARGSVAQQRASIAAAEATLTRAQADANRARTLKAGGWVAQANVDVAEAALRSAQAQVAQARAAEGIAQTGVTSAVVGRDSLAAAVENAQAAVRLAQIDLANTRIVAPRAGRLGEIGVRQGQYVTAGAQLMGLVPDVVWVTANMKETQMKNIRVGQPVEITVDALGGQTLRGHVERIAPAAGSEFSVIRPDNATGNFTKVAQRIPVRIRIDPNQPAAERLAPGMSVVAKVNTAG
- a CDS encoding efflux transporter outer membrane subunit, with the translated sequence MTRNKTLSFLTAAAQLTASGALLAACAVGPKAPIADLPVAGTGAFVGSASPTVSTAAARDDWWRLYEDPTLDALIQQAFAENNQLEAAFANLRAVRASLSEARVGRFPTTTTSAQAQRSRASAATVQGLPAGQDAPEIDTYDVGIQAAYEVDLFGRVESTIRAARADARAAEAALATVQVTVAAEMTRAYADTCSANAQIAVAERTLELQRNTANLTQTLLDGGAGTGLDVASARAALAQTAATLPTLRAARNEALFRLATLTGRTPAEASQAAAACVRPPQLSQPIPVGEGAALLARRPDVRQAEAELAAAAARVNVATANLFPQISLGGSFGSTALDAGELGDDQNFRFSFGPLISWSFPNVFAARAQIKAAGARSDAALAAFDQTVLTALQETETALSNYANELDRRAALTEARDQAARAADLSRLRFNAGADSFLLVLDAERTQAAADAALAQSDALVTTYQIALFRALAGGWQADS
- a CDS encoding efflux RND transporter permease subunit; the encoded protein is MNISRFFIDRPIFAAVIAVVISIIGIAAYPLLPLSQYPEIAPPTITINAAYPGASAETLAETVAAPIEQEVNGVENMLYISSSSTSDGAVAITVTFQPGTDLDAAQVLVQNRVALAEPRLPEAVRQTGVVVNKAESGFLMILGLTSPDGTLDNDYVGNYANSTLRDRLLRIDGVGAVQVFGGGNYSMRVWIDPAKAAERGLTGPEIVSALRAQNVQAAAGSIGQPPFPNSAAAFQLPVQVQGRLSDPNEFANVVLKTDAQGRVTYLRDVARIELGAQDYGIRGFFDGQRGVGIAIVQQPGANALGTADRVLKEVEALKSEVPAGMKVDVPYNPTEFVAASVESVQHTLVEAVILVIIVVMVFLQTWRAAIIPIVAIPVALVGTFAVQLALGYSINSLSLFALVLAVGIVVDDAIVVVENVERAIGEGLSPKEAAYRSMQEVSGALIAIGLVLVSVFVPTMFVPGIPGIFYRQFAVVIASASVISLFVSLTLSPAMAALLLKPHKKDHEHARKPGVLGTVVYYGGWAGRKFNEGFDWLSDRYGRLTARLVRTVGLVLIIYAGLLGLTAWRLVDTPSGFIPEQDQGFLIGVIQLPAGASLDRTQAVMERATKIIQGTAGVNGTVAFAGLDGSSFSFGSNAATIFVRLNGFEERSKEEAATALAGAITQATGQIEDAQIFVIAPPAVQGLGTGNGFSMMIQDREGAGYRPLEGATFAMMGAAAQKPTEVSQVFSTYNTASPRITADVDRDKALMLGVQPSSVFDTLGVYLGSSYVNDFNMLGRTFRVTAQAEPTARDDIADIANLKTKSSTGAMVPIGSVANLVNDSGPARIVRYNLFPAAELQGNAAAGVSSGEALQIMETMAAQTLPQGFSYEWTGLAYQQKAAGSGATVIFLMAVVFVFLVLAAQYEAFTLPLAVILIVPMCLLAAIIGVNLRGLDNNILVQIGLVVLIALAAKNAILIVEFAKQAEEEQGMNRFEAAVAAAKTRLRPILMTSFAFILGVVPLMLASGPGAEMRQSLGTSVFSGMLGVTFFGLIFTPVFYVVSRWLSSKLPQGKKPTTTPDRPSDRPVRYDETSDLTDPNAPAPATGRGGDI
- a CDS encoding efflux RND transporter periplasmic adaptor subunit: MRGLKIAAVSVMVTGALYGCSPKAEAPAQGAPPVTVAVPLKQQVRDWDEFTGRFEAVSSVDVRARVGGYIQAVHFRDGQMVQRGQLLFTLDPRPAQAALAQAQAQVAQAQSQLSLARANLARSEALLASQAVSKAEYDSNKAAVDAAQANLAAGNAAVRNARLNLEYTRVTAPVSGRVSDRRVDPGNVIAGGSSAGDVLTTIISGGPIHFVFDGSEAVLLKYLRQGGANQGATVNVRLQDESTYKHTGRLDFSDNAVDTASGVIRLRAILPNADGFLRPGMFGSAQVAGAGAYDALLVPDSAIGTDQARRTVAVVNADGTVTNKAVQLGPIVQGLRVVRSGLAPTDRVIIAGLQRAAQPGSKVTPKNGKIEPVAGDASQAPVTQSAPASSASFANSLPAG
- a CDS encoding TetR family transcriptional regulator produces the protein MRDIARDVGVDAALISRYFGSKDDLFLAALDSCGDGSALMQGEKADFGRRVAHEIVFEPKKAEKLKGMSIMLRSIGSAKASEMVQNTCTQRFFGPLEEWLSGPDATVRARLLAGFIMGMSVSRELGGGSFNIAPAQCEEMRDRLAPILQSLIDG